A DNA window from Anastrepha ludens isolate Willacy chromosome 6, idAnaLude1.1, whole genome shotgun sequence contains the following coding sequences:
- the LOC128865738 gene encoding histone-lysine N-methyltransferase trr, which translates to MNQIKNIGISENTKQPNFSGNNATVKRNSSTEINISSTKKIKLEVSNSTLWNTEGTLIKKSGGDSSKDELSRTTFKRECIAKTFPNFQNQDCEISTERGKVPFNTIRNLSRTLNSSSPSSPLNAEDYVVIASNLTDYIDDKDCDRNNKRKQVSETNCSVVNVTGCSRKEINSKCSGQIDSANSGLSPINQEGNTTEIDLVMLPSIQEQKSTPQLPSNSDSNGHSGTPTRIVASSANIMRQGTVTYTRITTAGTISTGLPSNATVLNRMNISPTLKNQQVMVTTKKLASEVTQTTAKVSIGNTTISVPLLKPLNSSQLMHPANSGHCELQKQSQTTTATSAQPLSTQTQINLSKILNAKRGHKGSHPTIVSLSQLQIKPVSTTKLVQTKVFSKKLPQVQCTVTTNSQPNSGLVTIAVSKAKQNIALTQSGQKKSNINFKPDSGGTFNNAFLDDGSSIPERNFTMESGDFINEKVEKQTGEFNVLDPSISLNLGSIEKPLKIMSPVTDEIALNKTTATIKKVLNPNLNILPLLTPLSKNSEQQANTGIYPAVSIIRQTAPQLITTSATTTCVSVSTSASDTNFQTDYPGTKSTNLNNLCGKLNTTSLISIPKNISLVLSKNNISQQAKATIMSSNSIRNTTSIDQKVKKINLTVSSALNVAAVNSMNVTQSFNNNNSSPTPNQSHSQEVNQVNKSTVISVAVQPHNYINSSDQSLLSRKTVKVTPYTLSTLGHHLDKRCKAIESHEQDNRQNAEILPAKRSKHDNPENTTDILESTDKKDSTDNSHSLGDAKSLINIDKHGNIEINQSSIIVAKSEESNNVLLKKLLQNSSSSHNVNVLPTSVQHPSTSSATASICNQVLPARKVINVRAPSLGLVSSLEAQLARPVIPPVPANTSTQVQSDISKSQKNDIQEELLIKVNNENVSTQNDAKIKSVQVISKETSFVSNPNISPFLLDDIRHPKISLAGQATEQESTNKSNPIITCDKNDTNNKTHQNNSHDTSPIGSNGTDFKERGNTQENRSQSSQVHATIRTDIIKEQNLGKETTTIFSSNTDRKEDINTENVSSFGTSISAVTPINENGGNLESLKTVNKPTKTYKSNLLDASGKSKVPSKYDNVGLNVCVSSSVNIKLDNVCANESSLLAECNVPATSATQKAIIIDKDIESRKKRKREYQKHRRQLLSGKELTANTVNSTSSVPGSKKKSRKLSKIEEDYDNFIDNLMVNLKQMKPLQVLEPLLNRNFVVCSTYGLSSNLPRGVNSKENGDIFLTPPLLGEYGNAHRSNAVTLYDSGPFFSSECTKEKQLSTIQNDFYDQEFLPNIRNNYDRFLRIWGIIKERNIESSEIITNSNADIATSMGDKINRLSLHQFIYPGLVVMNKNSDHYIDRMSPSVPFIEPTFNAKKSCYVKSLNNIDDIENLKQVITPGSDTRTKCDDSNNRVVTLSLQLSAVNNIFGVLKDLANLLHIPALSMYKIIDAPSFNLCKDFSPKNNNKLTVKSQISFQQDVICGRKRVCYNCGAFVSEAGNQAFKVPFCDIKGISNSTLSPNLPPMKLKFCGKYCYEQFQCPNKTQFANLASNMEEIQTNVEKKCSNENTNVNRTGGKQSITIKKPETKACSYKHYNAECFKELQKIIHVSENEANEAQIYINDRGMDENCEKSGFASCILNSNFEDMRQCVFCYQRGDGVANGPSRLLNFDIDKWVHLNCALWSSEVYETISGGLMNFPAALQVGLNQSCSGCQQLGATVRCFKNRCTQVFHLPCAIREHCVFYKNKTIHCQQHANRLEKENELTSLIVQRRVFVERDENRQVATVMHHSELTNLLRVGTLTFLNIGQLLPHQLEAFHNMDHIYPVGYKVIRFYWSMKRSNRRCRYICSIAEVASRPEFRIQVQEPGNEIELRDSSPNAVWKQILAPIALMRKNNKVVQLFPQFISGEDLFGLTEPSVVRIIESLPGIETLTNYRFKYGRNPLLELPLAINPSGSARTEPKQRQILAWRKPHTQRTGSTANQRMANSTTSTIAGEIACPYSKQFVHSKSSQYKKMKQEWRNNVYLARSKIQGLGLYAARDIEKHTMIIEYIGEVIRTEVSEIREKQYEAKNRGIYMFRLDEDRVVDATLSGGLARYINHACNPNCVTETVDVDRELRIIIFAKRRINRGEELSYDYKFDIEDDAHKISCMCGAANCRKWMN; encoded by the exons CCGAAACAAATTGTAGTGTGGTAAATGTTACTGGTTGTAGTCGTAAAGAGATAAATTCCAAATGCTCAGGGCAAATTGACAGCGCTAATTCAGGCCTATCGCCTATAAATCAAGAAGGTAACACGACCGAAATTGATCTAGTTATGTTACCTTCTATACAGGAACAGAAGTCAACTCCACAGTTGCCAAGCAATTCTGATAGCAATGGCCACTCAGGAACGCCTACTCGAATTGTGGCATCCAGTGCTAATATAATGCGCCAAGGCACAGTCACCTACACGCGCATAACAACTGCTGGTACAATATCCACCGGATTACCCTCTAATGCAACTGTATTAAACCGTATGAATATTTCGCCAACTCTGAAGAATCAACAAGTAATGGTGACAACAAAGAAACTTGCGTCTGAAGTTacacaaacaacagcaaaagtTTCAATTGGTAATACCACAATATCTGTGCCATTGTTAAAACCTCTCAATTCATCACAACTAATGCATCCAGCAAATTCGGGACACTGCGAGCTACAAAAACAATCGCAAACGACAACGGCAACGTCAGCACAACCACTTTCTACTCAAACTCAAATCAATTTGAGCAAAATACTGAACGCAAAACGGGGTCATAAGGGTAGCCATCCAACAATAGTATCGCTTTCACAGCTTCAAATTAAACCTGTGTCAACAACAAAATTGGTTCAAACTAAGGTTTTTAGTAAGAAACTACCCCAAGTTCAGTGCACTGTAACTACAAATTCGCAGCCTAATTCTGGTCTTGTGACCATTGCTGTTTCTAAAGCTAAACAGAATATTGCGCTAACTCAATCTGGCCAAAAAAAGTCGAATATAAACTTTAAACCAGATTCTGGAGGAACTTTTAATaatgcatttttggatgatGGATCGAGTATACCGGAGAGGAATTTTACCATGGAAAGTGgtgattttataaatgaaaaggtGGAAAAACAAACGGGCGAATTCAATGTGCTTGATCCAAGTATTTCGCTTAATTTAGGTTCAATAGAAAAACCATTGAAGATAATGTCTCCTGTCACAGACGAAATTGCATTGAATAAAACCACTGCcactataaaaaaagttttgaatccaaacttaaatattttacctTTGCTAACGCCCCTATCAAAGAATTCAGAGCAACAAGCAAACACGGGCATATATCCAGCAGTTAGCATAATTAGGCAAACTGCGCCACAATTAATTACAACTTCAGCCACAACCACTTGTGTGTCCGTATCAACGAGCGCGTCCGACACTAATTTTCAGACAGATTATCCTGGCACAAAATCGACAAATTTGAATAAtctttgtggaaaattaaacacTACGTCCCTAATTTcgattccaaaaaatatttctttagttCTATCCAAAAACAATATTAGTCAGCAAGCTAAGGCAACCATAATGTCTTCAAATTCGATTAGAAATACAACCTCAATAgatcaaaaagttaaaaaaattaatttaactgtATCAAGTGCGCTTAACGTTGCCGCAGTTAACTCTATGAATGTGACACAGTCATTTAATAACAACAACTCATCCCCTACACCAAACCAATCTCATTCGCAAGAAGTCAACCAGGTTAATAAATCGACAGTTATTTCTGTTGCAGTGCAACCTcataattatataaattcatCTGATCAAAGCTTATTATCGCGGAAAACCGTTAAAGTCACACCCTACACATTGTCTACATTAGGACACCACTTAGATAAGCGATGCAAGGCAATTGAATCACATGAACAGGATAATCGTCAAAATGCAGAAATTTTACCTGCGAAACGTAGCAAACATGATAATCCAGAAAACACCACAGATATTCTTGAAAGTACAGATAAAAAAGATAGTACGGATAATTCCCACTCCTTAGGAGATGcaaaatctttaataaatatagacaAACACGGAAATATCGAAATTAATCAGTCATCCATAATAGTTGCAAAATCGGAGGAGTCCAACAATGTTCTGCTTAAGAAACTTCTTCAGAACTCCAGCAGTTCACATAATGTGAATGTTTTGCCAACAAGCGTTCAACATCCATCAACGAGTTCAGCAACGGCTTCAATTTGTAATCAAGTTTTACCTGCTCGTAAAGTTATTAATGTGCGTGCACCTAGTTTGGGTTTAGTAAGTTCCCTGGAAGCACAATTGGCGCGTCCAGTTATACCTCCAGTACCAGCTAATACTTCGACACAGGTTCAGAGTGACATTTCGAAATCACAAAAGAATGATATTCAAGAAGAGTTACTAATTAAAGTAAACAATGAAAACGTTAGCACTCAAAATGATGCGAAGATAAAATCTGTCCAAGTCATTTCAAAAGAAACCTCATTTGTCTCCAATCCAAATATAAGTCCTTTCTTATTGGATGATATACGTCACCCCAAAATATCATTAGCAGGCCAGGCCACGGAGCAGGAATCTACGAATAAAAGCAATCCAATTATTACCTGTGATAAAAACGATACTAACAATAAAACCCATCAAAATAACTCTCATGATACCTCACCAATAGGTAGCAATGGAACCGACTTTAAAGAACGTGGAAATACACAGGAAAATAGATCCCAGTCTAGTCAAGT GCACGCAACAATACGTACCGACAtcataaaagaacaaaatttaggTAAAGAGACTACAACCATTTTCTCTTCAAACACAGACAGGAAAGAAGATATTAACACCGAAAATGTCTCAAGCTTTGGAACATCTATTTCGGCGGTAACACCCATTAATGAAAATGGTGGGAACCTCGAAAGTTTGAAGACCGTAAATAAGCCGACAAAAACTTATAAGAGCAATTTATTAGATGCTTCTGGGAAATCAAAAGTACCATCAAAATATGATAACGTCGGGCTAAATGTATGCGTCTCTTCGTCGGTAAACATCAAGTTGGATAATGTTTGTGCAAATGAGAGCAGTTTACTCGCGGAATGTAATGTGCCTGCAACATCTGCCACTCAGAAGGCGATAATCATAGATAAAGATATTGAGTCTAGAAAAAAACGAAAGAGAGAATATCAAAAGCACCGAAGGCAATTGCTTAGCGGCAAGGAGCTTACAGCTAACACAGTCAACTCTACTTCAAGTGTACCtggatcaaaaaaaaaatcaagaaagcTATCTAAAATCGAAGAGGATTATGACAACTTTATTGACAATTTAATGGTCAACTTGAAACAAATGAAACCGCTGCAAGTATTGGAACCTTTATTAAATCGAAATTTCGTTGTTTGCAGTACATATGGTTTAAGTAGTAATCTTCCGCGTGGTGTAAATAGTAAAGAGAACGGTGATATTTTTCTTACTCCTCCGCTTTTGGGAGAATATGGCAATGCACATCGTTCCAATGCAGTCACATTATATGATTCAGGGCCATTTTTTTCATCGGAATGTACTAAAGAAAAACAGTTGTCTACGAtacaaaatgatttttatgatcAAGAGTTTTTGCCAAATATACGAAATAATTATGATCGGTTTTTACGAATATGGGGTATTATAAAAGAGCGTAATATTGAATCTTCAGAAATTATTACTAACAGTAACGCTGACATTGCGACCTCGATGGGAGACAAAATCAATCGGTTGTCGTTACACCAATTCATTTATCCTGGCTTAGTAGtcatgaataaaaatagtgatcaTTATATTGACCGAATGTCTCCAAGTGTGCCGTTTATCGAACCAACATTTAATGCCAAAAAAAGCTGCTATGTAAAGTCGTTAAACAACATTGATGATATTGAAAATCTAAAGCAAGTTATCACACCAGGAAGCGATACTag gaCGAAATGTGATGATAGTAACAACCGAGTTGTTACATTATCGTTACAATTATCTGctgttaataatatatttggTGTACTGAAGGACTTGGCTAATTTATTGCATATACCGGCGCTTTCAATGTATAAAATTATTGATGCACCATCATTTAACTTATGTAAAGACTTTTCACCCAAGAACAATAATAAGTTAACAGTTAAAAGTCAAATAAGTTTTCAGCAAGATGTCATCTGTGGTAGAAAGAGAGTATGTTACAATTGTGGTGCCTTCGTTTCAGAGGCTGGAAATCAAGCTTTTAAAGTTCCTTTCTGTGATATTAAAGGAATATCCAATTCCACTTTGTCTCCGAATTTGCCGCCAATGAAGTTGAAATTCTGTGGTAAATACTGTTATGAACAATTTCAATGTCCTAATAAAACACAGTTTGCAAATTTGGCATCAAACATGGAAGAAATACAAACGAATGTTGAAAAGAAATGTAGTAACGAAAACACGAATGTAAACAGGACTGGTGGAAAACAAAGTATTACTATTAAAAAGCCCGAAACTAAAGCTTGCAGCTATAAACACTATAATGCCGAATGTTTTAAAGAATTACAAAAGATTATTCATGTTTCTGAAAATGAAGCGAATGAAGCTCAAATCTATATAAATGATCGAGGTATGGATGAAAACTGCGAAAAAAGTGGATTTGCTAGCTGCATCTTAAACAGCAACTTTGAAGATATGCGTCAATGCGTTTTTTGTTACCAACGCGGGGACGGTGTAGCCAATGGGCCTTCACGACTATTGAATTTCGATATCGATAAATGG GTTCATTTAAACTGTGCGCTATGGTCCAGCGAAGTTTATGAGACTATAAGTGGAGGGCTTATGAACTTTCCGGCAGCTTTACAGGTAGGCCTTAATCAGTCGTGTAGTGGCTGCCAACAACTAGGTGCCACCGTGCGATGCTTCAAAAACCGATGCACCCAAGTTTTCCACTTGCCCTGTGCAATAAGGGAGCACTGTGttttctacaaaaacaaaacaatacatTGCCAGCAGCATGCAAATCGATTAGAAAAGGAGAACGAGCTGACATCTCTTATAGTTCAGAGAAGAGTTTTTGTTGAACGAGATGAAAATCGGCAAGTGGCGACTGTTATGCATCACTCAGAATTGACAAATTTACTTCGTGTCGGTACCTTAACATTTTTGAATATTGGACAATTACTTCCACATCAATTAGAAGCCTTTCATAATATGGATCACATATATCCTGTAGGATACAAAGTC ATTCGTTTTTATTGGTCAATGAAAAGGTCGAATCGACGCTGTCGGTATATATGCTCCATAGCGGAGGTTGCTAGTCGCCCCGAATTTCGAATTCAAGTTCAAGAACCCGGAAATGAAATCGAATTGCGCGATTCTTCCCCGAATGCTGTATGGAAACAGATTTTAGCACCAATTGCATTAATgcgcaaaaacaataaagttgtACAACTTTTCCCCCAATTTATTTCCGGTGAAGACTTGTTTGGATTAACAGAGCCATCTGTAGTTCGGATCATAGAGAGTTTACCGGGCATAGAAACCTTAACGAACTATCGCTTTAAATATGGTCGTAATCCCCTTTTAGAGTTACCGCTTGCAATAAACCCCAGTGGATCTGCACGAACCGAGCCAAAACAGCGGCAAATTCTTGCTTGGAGAAAACCTCATACGCAACGAACTGGCTCAACCGCAAACCAACGTATGGCAAATTCTACAACATCTACTATAGCTGGAGAAATAGCCTGCCCCTATAGTAAGCAATTTGTCCACTCAAAGAGCtcgcaatataaaaaaatgaaacaggAGTGGAGAAACAATGTATATTTGGCAAG ATCGAAAATACAAGGGCTTGGTTTATACGCTGCTCGTGATATAGAAAAACACACCATGATAATAGAGTACATTGGTGAAGTGATTCGCACCGAAGTGTCAGAAATTCGCGAGaaacaatatgaagcaaag AACCGAGGAATTTATATGTTTCGTTTGGATGAAGATAGAGTTGTTGATGCTACGTTATCTGGAGGATTAGCTCGTTATATCAATCACGCCTGCAATCCGAATTGTGTAACTGAGACTGTTGATGTTGATCGTGAGCTGCGAATTATCATATTTGCTAAGCGAAGGATTAACAGAGGAGAAGAG ctgTCGTATGATTATAAATTTGATATCGAAGACGATGCTCATAAGATATCTTGCATGTGTGGTGCCGCGAATTGTAGAAAATGGATGAACTGA